One genomic segment of Coffea arabica cultivar ET-39 chromosome 6e, Coffea Arabica ET-39 HiFi, whole genome shotgun sequence includes these proteins:
- the LOC113694835 gene encoding uncharacterized protein gives MPCLNLSTNVKLEGVDTSAILSEATSTVAKLVGKPEAYVMIVLKGSVPMSFGGTEQPTAYGELVSIGGLNPDVNKKLSAAISNILETKLNVPKSRFFLKFCDTKSSNFGWNGSTF, from the coding sequence ATGCCGTGCTTGAACCTGTCCACAAACGTCAAGCTGGAGGGCGTTGACACCTCCGCCATTCTGTCTGAGGCCACCTCTACTGTTGCCAAACTCGTCGGCAAGCCTGAGGCTTATGTTATGATTGTATTGAAGGGGTCTGTACCCATGTCATTTGGTGGAACTGAGCAGCCAACTGCCTATGGTGAGTTGGTTTCTATTGGGGGACTCAACCCTGATGTGAACAAGAAGCTGAGTGCTGCAATTTCCAACATTCTGGAGACAAAGCTTAATGTGCCAAAGTCGCGTTTCTTCCTGAAATTCTGTGACACCAAGAGTTCCAACTTTGGATGGAATGGGTCTACCTTCTAG